Within Hydrogenispora ethanolica, the genomic segment GGAAGCACGCCATCCGCATCCGCAGCTTCGGCCATGCCGGCGACGGCAACCTGCACATCTACGTCTGCAAGGACGATCTGTCCGAGGCGGCCTGGCGGGAGAAGCTGGACCGGGTGATGCGGGAGCTCTACGACAAAGCCATCGAACTGGACGGCAAGGTCTCCGGCGAACACGGCATCGGCCACGCCAAGGTGCCCTTCCTGCGGCAGTCCGAAGGCGAGACCTACTTCAACCTGATCCAAGCGGTCAAACAGGCCTTCGATCCGCAAGGGATCCTCAATCCGGGGAAGGTCTGCGGCCGCTAGGCCGGGCCGGAGCCCCTTTCGTCATGCCAACTCGACGCAGCCCCTCATCCCCGACCCTTCTCCCGGCAGCGGCCGGGAGAAGGGTGTCGAAGCCTGTTATCCTCGCCATTCCGTTCCCCAAACCCTCTACCGGCCCTTGACGGGAGAGGGTCGGCGCGCGCTTTTTCGCGCCGGGGTGAGGGCTGCCTCGAACGGTCGTATGCCAACTCGACGCAGCCCCTCATCCCCGGCCCTTCTCCCGGCAGCGGCCGGGAGAAGGGTATCAAAGCCTGTTATCCTTGCCAATCCGTTCCCCAAACCCTCTACCGGCCTTTGACGGGAGAGGTTCGGCGCGCGCTTTTTTGCGCCGGGGTGAGGGCTGCCTCGAACGGGAAAGGTGCATTCCTTAATTATTAAGCTTTTTCGTTGTTTTGGCACTGCGAAGTTGAGTAGATAATTTAGAAGTTGAGAAAATTGTCTATCCAAATACATCCTGTGCTAAGGGCGGCCAGGGGGTTTGGCGGCAAACCCCCTAGGCCGGTACCCCCGCCGCAAGGGGCGAGTGCCCCCTTGACCCCCCATCCCGCTCCTCCGAGTCGCGGGTCCCTCACTGCTGGAATTGCCATCCGTGGCGGCGTTGCTTGCGGATGCTCCGATGGCGACGTCAGGTGATACGTCCTTGTATCGATTCCGCGCAACCGGCATCGTGCCGGAATAAGTGGTTATTTGAATCTTTTTGACTCAACTTTGGCAGAGAAAATCATTTGCTTGTTTTTTACTTCGAAGCCCAGTTCCTTATTTTCTTGATATGTCAAGATGATTTCTTCTTATGAATGCCATACCTGATGATTTCAAGGATTACCGGTATATTTGATCTGCGAAAGTTGAGTGATAATCATTAAGCCTGCTCAAGAGGTGAATCCCCGGGCCAAAAAGCCGGCGGTTCCTCCGGATGGCCCGGAACCGCCGTCCAGCCCCCGGGCGGTCTTTCCCGAGGCTTGGCAAGAACCGCCGGAGCGAATCGCGGGACCGCCGAACGTCCGGGCGGTCCCGCTGTAACGCCCGGATGGACCGCCACGGCCTCCGGCGGAATTGCCGAGGGCCGCGGATGGTCCGCCGCCGGGCCGGGGTCAGACGATCTTGCCCAGGGCGAAGCTGATCGCCAGGACCGCCAGGACGGCGGCGGTGATCCCGGCGTAGAGGTAATCCTTTTGGCGCAGGAAAAGCAGGATCGAGACCGCCACCCGCAGCGCCGGGGTCAGAATCAATAGCAGCAGCCCGCTCAGGATCACCGCGTACGGCTTGCCGGCGGCCGCTCCCCGCAGGATCGCGACGGGCGCGGTCGGATAGAACCCCGCCGCGTAGCCGCTGCGGCCGGTGGCCAGCAACAGCAGCAGTCCGGCCAGGATCACCGCCGCGCTGAGGAGCACTCCGACCCGGAGCAGGTTGCTGATGGCGATTTCCGCCGCGGCTACCGTTTGTTCCGTTTCAGGCTCATTCATCGTTTCACCCACCCTTCCCATAACATCTGCACGGCCACGTACATCAGGACCGGGATGAACAGCTTGCGAATGGTGGTGCTCTTCATCCGGGTCATCAGCTTCGAGCCGCAGGTGGCGCCGGCCAGCACCCCCAGGGCCACCGGGCCGGCGATCCCCGGATCGATGGTGCCGCGAATCAGGTAGACCCCGGCGCTGGCGGCCGCGGTCACCCCGATCATGAAATTGCTGGTGGCGGTGGAGACCTTCAGCGGCAGCTTCATCATCATGTCCATGGCCATCACCTTCAGAATGCCGCTGCCGATGCCCAGCAGCCCCGAGACCACCCCCGCCACGTACATCAGGCCGAAACCGCCGTAGACGCCGCTCACCGGGTACCGGACCGTGCGGCCCAGCGTCATGTCGAAATACTCGCCGTTCAGCCGCAGCCGCTCCGCCAGCGGATGGGCCCGCACCGCCGCGGGAATCTCCTGGCGGGCCTTGCCGATCATGGCGATGGCCGAATACAGCAGGAGCAGTCCAAAAATGATGTACAAATAATGGGGGCTGATCAGCCCGGCGATGAAAGCGCCGCTGATCGCCCCGGTGGTGGTGGCCGTCTCCAGAAACATCCCCACCCGCAGGTTGGTGATGCGGTCTCGGACATAGGCGATGGCCGCGCCGCTGGAAGTGGCGATGACCGAGACGATGCTGGCGCCGATGGCGTGCTGGATCGGGATCCCGAGGAGCAGCGTCAGCGCGGGCGTGACGATGATCCCGCCCCCCAGGCCAAGCAGCGCGCCCAACAGCCCCGCCAGAATCGAAATGCCAAAGATGATGCTGATTTCCAAACCCATGGTGAACTCCTTTACCCATCTATTCTGCCACCGCAAATCACGGCTAACCGGAGCGGAGCGGATTTTTCAGATCAACCCGCCCGCGAACTGGACCGCCAGGCTGATGACAGTCACCGCGAACCAGACGCCGAGGCCCAACAGGGCCGGCCTGAGCCCCATCGCCCGCATCCGGCGGAGATCGGTATTCAGGCCGATGGCCGCCAGCGCCACGATGATCAGGAACTTGCCCCCCTCGGTCAAGAGGCTGCCGGCCCGACCGGAGATGATGCCGACGGTATGCAACAACGCGGCCACCAGGAACCAGAGGATAAACCAGGGAAAGATCCGGCCCAGGCGGTAGTCCACCGCTCCGCCGCCGCCGGCCGCGGCGGAGCGTTTTCGCAACGCGGTCAGGACGGCGAAGACCAGCGAGATCGGGATGATCATGGTGCTCCGGGTCAGCTTGACAATGGTCGCATAGCTGCCGGCGGCGTCGCTGAAGGCATAGCCGGAGGCCACCACCGAAGAGGTGTCGTTGATGGCGGTCCCGGCCCACAGGCCGAAGGCCCGGTCCGAAAAATGCAGCCAGTGTCCGAGCGGCGGAAAGATCAGCACCGCCGCGATGTTGAAGAGGAAGACCGTGCCGATGGCGTAGGCGATCTCCTGGTCCTCGGCCTCGATGATCGGCGCGATGGCGGCGATGGCCGAGCCGCCGCAGATGGCCGTGCCCATGCCGATCAGGCTGGTCAGCTTGAAGGGAGTCCCGAGCAAACGGCCCAGGCCGTAGGCGGTGATGAAAGCCCCCGATAGCGTGAAGGCCATCACCCACAGCGATTCCCGGCCGACCCGGTAGACCTGGGTCAGGCTCAACCCGGCCCCCAGCAGGACGATGGCCCATTGTAGCAGCTGTTTGGCGGCGAATTGCAAGCCGGGAACGGCGCGCGCCGGACGCCCGGCGGTGCTGCCGACGGCGATCCCCAGCACGATCCCGAAGACCGGCCCCCCGACCAGCGGCCATAGCGATCCCAGCCCCAGGGCGATGAGCGCGATTCCCAGCGCCAGGCCGAGCCCGGGAGCGTATTGCGGAAGTTTTGACATGTGAACCAGCTCCTGTTGCAGTGAATGATCTTATTGTAAAAGCATTTCTTGGATAAGTAAAATATAATTTTCTGTATATAAATCATAACATTTGACTTATTACATATCCAAAAAAAAGCGGCCCCCGTTACGAAAGGTTGGCGTTGGCCGCTGTCTTGCAAAATTCGATGAAGGACTTGAAGAGCTGCGACAGATACTTGTCGCGGTGGTAAATCAAGTTCAAATCGCGGTGAACGGCCAGCCCGGCCACTGCAACGATCCGCAGCCGCCCGTCCGCCACCTCCTGGCGGATGCAACGCTTGGATACGCAGGAGATGCCGAGCCCGGCGGCGACCGCCCGTTTGATGGCCTCGGTGTTGCCGAGCTCCATCCCGATGCGGTACTCCGCCCCCGCGGCGCGCAGCGCATTCTCGATCACCGCCCGGGTGCCGCTGCCCTCCTCGCGCATGAGGATCCGCTCCCGCGCCAGGTCGGCCAGGTCGACGCGGTCGCGCAGGGTCCAGGGATGCTCCGGCGGGACGATGAAGACCAGCTCGTCGCCGCAGAAATACTCGACCGCGATCTCCGCCGAGCCGACCGGGCCTTCGACGAAGGCGAAATCGATCCGGTTCTCCAGAATGAAATTCTCGATGATCCGGGTGTTTTCGATGTTGATCGCCACCTCGATCCCCCGGTTCAGTTTTTGAAACTGGCCGATGATGTCGGTCAGGATGTAGATGCCAATGGTGGTGCTGGCCCCCACGTTGAGGCGGCCTTTCATGAGCCCCCGCAACTCGCCGATGGTCTGGACGCACTCCTGGTAGAGATTGAGGATCCGCCGCGCGTATTCCAGGAACAGCTCGCCTTCGCGGGTCAGGTACAAGCGGCGGCCGATCCGGTCGAAGAACCGCACCTCGAACTCGGTCTCCAGCTCCCGGATGGTCTGGCTGACCGCCGGCTGGCTGATGGCCAGGTTCTCGGCCACCTCGGTCATGTTCAGGCGGGTGGCCACTTCGTAAAAGATTCTCAGGCTCCGTTCATTCATGGGTAGCGCTTCTCCCCGCCAAAAATCCGCTCTTCGCCTTTAACGGTACTCGCCCGTCAGCCGCGCCATTCGGTCCCAGTGCTTTTCCAGCTCCGCCACCAGCTTGAACTGGGTGCGGGCCCGGTCCAGATTGTGGCCGGGGCGGTGGATCTTGAAATAAACATCGCCCTCCAGGTGGTCGGTGAGGAAACGGATGCCGCATTCCAGGGTCATCAGCTTGGCGCCGAACGGCAGGTACTCCAGCTCCAGCGGGGTCAGGACCGGGCCGGCCTCGGCCAGGTACCCCCGGCTGAATTGTTCGAAGAGCGCCATATCCAGGCTCACCTTGGCCAGATCCGGTTCGTCCTCCGCGGCCCGGGTGGCGCCGGAGCGGATCGCATCGCCGAAATCGTAGAGGGAGAGGCCCGGCATGACCGTATCCAGATCGAGGACGCAGAGCCCGGCGCCGGTGGCGTCGTCGATCAACACGTTGTTGAACTTGGTGTCGTTGTGGGTGACCCGCAAGGGCAGCCGGCCGGCGGCGATCAGCTCCACCAGCACCGCGGTGTCGGCCGCCCGGCTCAGCACGAAGTCGATCTCCGCCCCGACCGCGCGGGCCCGGCCGGCGCTGTCCCGCGCCAGGGCCTGTTGAAACCGTTCGAACCGTTGGCGGGTATGATGGAAGTCGGGGATGGTCTCATGGAGCCGCGCCGCGGGAAAGTCCTCCAGCATCCGCAGGAACTTGCCGAAGGCCCGGCCGGCGTGGTAGAGATGCTCCGGGCTCTCGACCACCTGATAGGTCCGGGCTCCGCCGATGAAGGCATAGACCCGCCAGTAGTTGCCGTCCCCATCCCGGTAAAAGCTCCGGCCGTCCACGGCCGGGACCAGGTTGAGGGTCTCCCGGTCCGGATCGCCGCCGGCGGCCGCGATCTTCCGGCGCAAATGGCGGGTGACCGCCTCGATATTGGCCATCACCTGCTCCGGTTGGTGGAAGACCTGGTGATTGAGGCGTTGCAGGATATAGCGGCGCGCCGGGCCATCCTCCGGCCCGATCGCCACCGCGTAGGTATCGTTGATATGGCCGCAGCCGTGGGGCTCGATCCGCCGGGCCGCGCCGCCGAACTGAAATTGCCGGACAATCGGTTCCAGATCGTGAGCCATGGCCTATTCCCCCCACAGATCGGCCGGATAGGCTCCCCGGGCGATCAGAGCGGCAATGGCCTCCTTGACCCGGGGCTTATCCTGTTGGTAGGTCACGCCGTACCAGCGTTCATGGGAGGGGATCACCTTGACCCGCGCCTTGCCCCGGGCCAGCAGGCCGCCGACCACTTCGGGCAGGTAAAACTCGGCTTTGGCCAGGTTGGCCCGGTTCCGTTCCAAGAATTGCCCGAAAGCGTACTCCAGTTCTCCAAAGAAGTTGGGCGTGAAACCCCAGGTATTCATGGAGACGGTGCTGCCCCGGGGGATCTCCACCCAGTCCTGGCCGTTCTCGGTGTAGCGGGTGGCAACGCCGCACTTTTCGATCCGGGTCCGTTCGTGGATCTCCCGCAGGTAGCCTTCGGAATCCACCGTGCAGATCCCCCGCGCCACCGAGCCGTGTTCGGTCAGAGTATTCTCCAGCTCGAAACCGACCAGGCAGTATTGGTAGACTGCCCCGCCGTCCCGGGCCTCCGCCAGAAAATCGGCCAGCGCCCGAAAGGAGGTGGCGCCGTAAAAGTCGTCGGCGTTGATCACCCCGAACGGCGTATCCACCGCGTCCCTGCAGCAGAGCACGGCATGGCCGGTTCCCCAGGGCTTCTGCCGCTCCGCCGGAACGCTGTAACCGGCCGGCAAGTCGTTCAAGCGCTGGTAGACGTAGGCGGTCTCGATCTTTTGCTCGATCCGACGGCCGATGCGCGAGCGGAAGATCTCCTCCAGCTCTTCTTTGATCACAAAGACCACTTTCCCGAAGCCCGCCCGGATGGCGTCATAGACCGAATAATCGATGATCAGCTCGCCATGGGGGCCGATCGGGTCAACCTGTTTTAATCCGCCGTAACGGCTGCCGATGCCGGCCGCCATCACCACCAGAGTGGGTTTTGCCATCGCTATCGAACTCCCTCGATTCTTTTTCTATTATGAAACGATTCAGCTATCGAAACTTTCCGCCGCAGCAATCCGCCTCACGGCGCGACCGGCAGCCAACCGCGATTTGAATCCGGCGGCGCGGCGCTTACTTGTCATAGCCGTTGGGATTTTGGGTCTGCCAGCGCCAGGAATCGGCGCACATCTCGGCGATCCCGCGCCGGGCCGACCAGTTCAATTCGCGTTCGGACTTGGCCGGATCGGCGTAACAGACGGCGATGTCGCCCGGCCGGCGGCCGACGATCCGGTAGGGGATCTCCTTGCCGGCGGCTTGGGCGAAGGCCGCCACCACTTCCAGGACGCTGTAGCCGCGGCCCGTGCCGAGATTATAAGTGACCAGCCCCGGCCGGGACTGCAGTTTCTCCAGGGCTTTCAGATGGCCCTGGGCCAGGTCGACGACGTGAATGTAATCCCGGACCCCGGTGCCGTCGGGCGTGGGATAGTCCCCGCCGTAGACCGCCAGCTCTTGCAGTTTGCCCACCGCCACCTGGGCGATGTAGGGCACCAGGTTGTTGGGGATGCCGTTGGGATCCTCGCCGATGCGGCCGCTGGGATGGGCCCCCACCGGGTTGAAATAGCGCAGGATGGCAATGTTCCAGCCGGAATCGGCCCGGTACAGGTCGCGCAGCATCTCCTCGATCATCAGCTTGGAACGGCCGTAAGGATTGGTGGCCGACAGCGGGAAGTCCTCGGTGATCGGCACCGTGTGCGGATCGCCGTAGACCGTGGCCGACGAGCTGAAGACCAGATTTTTGACGCCGTGCTGCTGCATGGCCTGGCAGAGGTTGATGGTGCCGGTGAGATTGTTGTGGTAGTAGCGGAGCGGCTGGGCCACGGACTCGCCGACCGCCTTCAGCCCGGCGAAATGGATCACCGCCTCGATGGCCGACGCGCCGAAGATCTCCTCCAGGGCCGCCCGGTCCAGCAGGTCGGCCTGGTAGAACCGGATCGGCTTGCCGGTGATCTCCTGGACCCGCCGCAACGATTCTTCCTTGCTGTTCACCAGGTTATCGACGGCAATCAGCTCGTATCCGGCCTCCAACAGCTCCACGCAAGTGTGGCTGCCGATATAGCCGGCGCCGCCAGTGACTAAAATTGCCATGTGTCTTCCTCCAAATCGTCGAAGTTTATGATGATGTCAAGTCCGTATCGGTTGAAACCTGTTTGGGAAAGGGCGGTTGCCCCCAATCCGCCTTCCGCCGTCGCGGGTAGGGCCGGACTTTGGCCGGCCCGCTATTCGACGAAGCGGAGCTCGCCGAAGTACTGCGGCAGATGGAAATTGACCGCCCCTGTCGGCGACCAGGCCGAATACTCGGCCGGGCCTTCCTTCGGCCGGTCGATCCGGTAGGCGTTGAAAAACCAGCTGTCGCCGGGCTGCGGCGGCAGGTGCGGCGCGGTCACAAACTCGCTGAACGGAATGGCCAGCTCCACGTCCCAGCCCCGGCCGGCCGGAGCGCGGCGCACCGCCGTCGTCAGGCGTTCTTGGGTCCGGGCGAACTGCAGAAACTGCCCATCCAACGGATGGTGGATCGCATAGTGCAATACCGCGTTCAGCGGATTGACCTCAAACTCCAGATAGGTCCGGCGGTCCCGGTTGTCGTCGATGAACAGCTCGACGACCTCTTCCTCGTAGAGCGGGCCGTTGAAATCGCGGCAGGACGCCTGAATGAAATCGTCCTGGCACTCAAAGGCGGCCAAAAGATACTCCGGATTCCAGAGCATCCGCAGGCGGGTCACCTGGCGCGGCCGGCCGCCGGAGACGTTCTCCACCAGTTCCAGCGGTTCCGCCGCCCGCCAGGCCGGCTTATGGAGATCCCCGTCCACCGGGAACGGGGCCGTTATCTTTCGGCAATCATACGTCGGCATGGGGCCTCCCTCTTCTCTTGGCATAACAAAACCGGCGCATCCCGGAGCCGCGCCGGGAGCCGGCCCGAATGCCTGAAAAAGCCGCCGCGCGGTTTCGGAACGGTCCCGCCGCCCGAGATGATTTTTTCTTCCCTGTCAGAGGTTTCCGGCAAAGTTAAATAATACGCTTGATCGTTCGACATTGGA encodes:
- a CDS encoding DUF1634 domain-containing protein, whose translation is MNEPETEQTVAAAEIAISNLLRVGVLLSAAVILAGLLLLLATGRSGYAAGFYPTAPVAILRGAAAGKPYAVILSGLLLLILTPALRVAVSILLFLRQKDYLYAGITAAVLAVLAISFALGKIV
- a CDS encoding sulfite exporter TauE/SafE family protein — encoded protein: MGLEISIIFGISILAGLLGALLGLGGGIIVTPALTLLLGIPIQHAIGASIVSVIATSSGAAIAYVRDRITNLRVGMFLETATTTGAISGAFIAGLISPHYLYIIFGLLLLYSAIAMIGKARQEIPAAVRAHPLAERLRLNGEYFDMTLGRTVRYPVSGVYGGFGLMYVAGVVSGLLGIGSGILKVMAMDMMMKLPLKVSTATSNFMIGVTAAASAGVYLIRGTIDPGIAGPVALGVLAGATCGSKLMTRMKSTTIRKLFIPVLMYVAVQMLWEGWVKR
- a CDS encoding YeiH family protein; this translates as MSKLPQYAPGLGLALGIALIALGLGSLWPLVGGPVFGIVLGIAVGSTAGRPARAVPGLQFAAKQLLQWAIVLLGAGLSLTQVYRVGRESLWVMAFTLSGAFITAYGLGRLLGTPFKLTSLIGMGTAICGGSAIAAIAPIIEAEDQEIAYAIGTVFLFNIAAVLIFPPLGHWLHFSDRAFGLWAGTAINDTSSVVASGYAFSDAAGSYATIVKLTRSTMIIPISLVFAVLTALRKRSAAAGGGGAVDYRLGRIFPWFILWFLVAALLHTVGIISGRAGSLLTEGGKFLIIVALAAIGLNTDLRRMRAMGLRPALLGLGVWFAVTVISLAVQFAGGLI
- a CDS encoding LysR family transcriptional regulator, with the translated sequence MNERSLRIFYEVATRLNMTEVAENLAISQPAVSQTIRELETEFEVRFFDRIGRRLYLTREGELFLEYARRILNLYQECVQTIGELRGLMKGRLNVGASTTIGIYILTDIIGQFQKLNRGIEVAINIENTRIIENFILENRIDFAFVEGPVGSAEIAVEYFCGDELVFIVPPEHPWTLRDRVDLADLARERILMREEGSGTRAVIENALRAAGAEYRIGMELGNTEAIKRAVAAGLGISCVSKRCIRQEVADGRLRIVAVAGLAVHRDLNLIYHRDKYLSQLFKSFIEFCKTAANANLS
- a CDS encoding phosphotransferase enzyme family protein, whose product is MAHDLEPIVRQFQFGGAARRIEPHGCGHINDTYAVAIGPEDGPARRYILQRLNHQVFHQPEQVMANIEAVTRHLRRKIAAAGGDPDRETLNLVPAVDGRSFYRDGDGNYWRVYAFIGGARTYQVVESPEHLYHAGRAFGKFLRMLEDFPAARLHETIPDFHHTRQRFERFQQALARDSAGRARAVGAEIDFVLSRAADTAVLVELIAAGRLPLRVTHNDTKFNNVLIDDATGAGLCVLDLDTVMPGLSLYDFGDAIRSGATRAAEDEPDLAKVSLDMALFEQFSRGYLAEAGPVLTPLELEYLPFGAKLMTLECGIRFLTDHLEGDVYFKIHRPGHNLDRARTQFKLVAELEKHWDRMARLTGEYR
- a CDS encoding nucleotidyltransferase family protein, with translation MAKPTLVVMAAGIGSRYGGLKQVDPIGPHGELIIDYSVYDAIRAGFGKVVFVIKEELEEIFRSRIGRRIEQKIETAYVYQRLNDLPAGYSVPAERQKPWGTGHAVLCCRDAVDTPFGVINADDFYGATSFRALADFLAEARDGGAVYQYCLVGFELENTLTEHGSVARGICTVDSEGYLREIHERTRIEKCGVATRYTENGQDWVEIPRGSTVSMNTWGFTPNFFGELEYAFGQFLERNRANLAKAEFYLPEVVGGLLARGKARVKVIPSHERWYGVTYQQDKPRVKEAIAALIARGAYPADLWGE
- the galE gene encoding UDP-glucose 4-epimerase GalE, producing the protein MAILVTGGAGYIGSHTCVELLEAGYELIAVDNLVNSKEESLRRVQEITGKPIRFYQADLLDRAALEEIFGASAIEAVIHFAGLKAVGESVAQPLRYYHNNLTGTINLCQAMQQHGVKNLVFSSSATVYGDPHTVPITEDFPLSATNPYGRSKLMIEEMLRDLYRADSGWNIAILRYFNPVGAHPSGRIGEDPNGIPNNLVPYIAQVAVGKLQELAVYGGDYPTPDGTGVRDYIHVVDLAQGHLKALEKLQSRPGLVTYNLGTGRGYSVLEVVAAFAQAAGKEIPYRIVGRRPGDIAVCYADPAKSERELNWSARRGIAEMCADSWRWQTQNPNGYDK
- a CDS encoding carbohydrate-binding family 9-like protein — protein: MPTYDCRKITAPFPVDGDLHKPAWRAAEPLELVENVSGGRPRQVTRLRMLWNPEYLLAAFECQDDFIQASCRDFNGPLYEEEVVELFIDDNRDRRTYLEFEVNPLNAVLHYAIHHPLDGQFLQFARTQERLTTAVRRAPAGRGWDVELAIPFSEFVTAPHLPPQPGDSWFFNAYRIDRPKEGPAEYSAWSPTGAVNFHLPQYFGELRFVE